The following proteins are co-located in the Calliphora vicina chromosome 2, idCalVici1.1, whole genome shotgun sequence genome:
- the LOC135951072 gene encoding uncharacterized protein LOC135951072, with translation MSNNPFRSKPSTNVQQSADDWGKTKFKPSKFGSGGKKPFNKHQGGRGGNRKFDNRNGNSFQKKETCKFNQVARDAKPENGTPWNKYKDEIVYKQREEEQAAQQANMDSSEGRSVLKQREINYRKSLIEKKKQEPTHWEDFGEEDDTHKNSKKFSNKSKPNKTATLTNQNDEGKKKKFNNKQKSAEHKLDTQSKPNFKKNVSNSELKADVKEFISKELLDNFDSKKLSFKQNNKLRAVITKTTNMSVVGNSLEHAVQHMKYDKMKKEKFNKK, from the coding sequence atgtcaAATAATCCATTCCGTAGCAAGCCTTCCACTAATGTTCAACAAAGTGCTGACGATTGGGGTAAAACTAAATTCAAACCCTCTAAATTCGGAAGCGGTGGTAAAAAACCTTTTAACAAACATCAGGGTGGCAGAGGCGGCAACAGAAAATTCGACAACCGAAATggaaatagttttcaaaaaaaagaaacctgCAAATTTAATCAAGTAGCTCGAGATGCGAAGCCAGAAAATGGTACACCATGGAACAAATACAAGGATGAAATCGTTTACAAACAACGTGAAGAAGAGCAAGCTGCCCAACAAGCCAACATGGATAGTAGTGAAGGTAGATCCGTACTGAAACAACGTGAAATAAACTACAGAAAATCACTaattgaaaaaaagaaacaggAACCCACTCATTGGGAAGATTTTGGCGAGGAAGATGATACCCACAAAAACAGCAAGAAGTTctcaaataaatctaaaccaAATAAAACAGCTACCCTAACGAATCAAAATGATGAAGGCAAAAAAAAGAAGTTTAATAACAAGCAAAAAAGTGCAGAACATAAATTAGATACACAATCAAAaccaaatttcaagaaaaatgtCTCCAATTCAGAACTTAAAGCTGATGTCAAAGAATTTATATCGAAAGAACTTTTGGACAACTTCGATAGTAAAAAGTTGagctttaaacaaaataataaattgcgTGCTGTTATCACCAAAACAACTAATATGTCTGTGGTTGGTAACTCTCTGGAACACGCTGTTCAACATATGAAATAcgataaaatgaaaaaagaaaagttcaataaaaaatag
- the mbm gene encoding protein mushroom body miniature, translating into MNNNNWNNNDNSGRGGRGRRNGRGPRNNQRQNNGNSFSGRSERNFPKFADNDYINNESNNWNYDNNANNNFNNNRNVDGAGIFPWIRKHPVNPLIIPPIEQINNEPYYEEHTNINKFDAQNLQEPVENASLPKANDKDNSVSRSRNNSVSTIAKSDAGVAETPKTETETNVKIKQEKVLTIKLKQERKSSSSSSSSESSSSDEEPETTKKPAVVKKAAKPSSSPLNIKLKPKANPVNSTPVKAAQKLKTVPEPSSSSSSSSSSDEEASAPPAAKVEKKSKSQQVAKKETKTSKKKISSEDDVVCIGKLENKIVLEDESEDDENTESEIEEEEAKTTILNKKTTKSAKKTAEKCMICGKKGHTSFQCQMICKNCSGPYHGYRTCPQPANLNTMLQLYMEFCMQQLQNFNAAKQMETNPSDSIPKPQVDSPFSSIGNNKANKLKRKHAKAIETKTKTKKSKKRKVSATKKKSSKVDSDDSSDETEDDSDSETSATESEEESSDSPVESLVSSKKKLKMKNKNASKAALNLSNLTTNPANLPLVLNGFPNLTVGTPTKQNANTSTNALNTLLLTQMFQNAIGSLKQ; encoded by the exons atgaataataataattggAATAATAATGATAACAGTGGTAGAGGTGGTAGAGGAAGGCGAAATGGTAGAGGCCCTAGAAATAATCAAAGGCAAAATAATGGTAATAGCTTTTCAGGAAGAAGTGAaagaaatttcccaaaatttgctGACAATGATTACATTAATAATGAATCGAATAATTGGAACTATGATAACAATgcaaacaataattttaataataacagaAATGTTGATGGAGCTGGCATTTTTCCCTGGATTAGAAAACATCCAGTCAATCCGCTAATAATACCACCAATAGAGCAAATTAATAATGAACCATATTACGAGGAACacacaaatattaataaatttgatgCACAGAACTTGCAGGAACCTGTAGAAAATGCGTCTTTACCTAAGGCGAATGATAAAGATAACTCTGTCTCCAGAAGTAGGAATAATTCTGTGTCTACAATTGCAAAATCAGATGCTGGAGTAGCTGAAACACCTAAAACTGAGACTGAgacaaatgttaaaattaagCAGGAAAAAGTTctgacaataaaattaaaacaagaaaGAAAATCCTCAAGTTCATCATCATCTAGTGAATCATCTTCAAGCGATGAAGAACCTGAGACTACTAAAAAACCAGCAGTAGTTAAGAAAGCGGCAAAACCATCATCGTCACCACttaatattaaactaaaacCTAAAGCCAATCCTGTAAACTCAACACCAGTAAAGGCAGCTCAAAAGTTAAAAACTGTACCAGAAccatcatcatcgtcgtcatcatcatcatcttccgATGAAGAAGCTAGTGCGCCTCCAGCtgcaaaagttgaaaaaaagtcaaagtcACAACAAGTtgcaaaaaaagaaactaaaacgtcaaaaaagaaaattagcTCAGAAGATGATGTTGTTTGCAttggaaaattggaaaataaaatcgtATTAGAAGATGAAAGTGAAGACGACGAAAACACTGAAAGTGAAATCGAAGAAGAAGAAGCTAAAAcaacgattttaaataaaaagactACGAAATCCGCTAAAAAGACTGCAGAAAAATGCATGATTTGCGGTAAAAAA GGTCACACTTCATTTCAATGCCAAATGATTTGTAAAAATTGCTCTGGACCATATCATGGCTATCGCACGTGCCCACAACCggccaatttaaatacaatGCTGCAATTGTATATGGAATTTTGTATGCAACagttgcaaaattttaatgccGCAAAACAAATGGAAACAAATCCTAGTGATAGCATTCCTAAGCCGCAGGTCGATTCACCTTTTTCATCAATTGGCAATAACAAAGCAAATAAACTCAAAAGAAAACATGCAAAGGCAATCGAAaccaaaactaaaacaaaaaaatctaaaaaacgtAAAGTATCTGCTACAAAAAAGAAAAGCTCTAAAGTCGATAGTGATGACAGTAGTGACGAAACTGAAGACGATTCTGATTCCGAAACATCTGCAACAGAATCAGAAGAGGAATCTTCCGACTCACCTGTTGAAAGCTTAGTTTCTTCTAAGAAGAAACTCAAAATGAAGAATAAAAATGCTTCAAAAGCCGCACTTAACTTATCAAATTTGACTACAAATCCAGCCAATTTACCTCTGGTTTTAAATGGTTTTCCCAATTTAACAGTTGGAACTCCAACTAAACAGAATGCTAATACATCAACAAATGCTTTAAATACCTTACTATTAacgcaaatgtttcaaaatgcgATCGGCTCTTTAAAACAATAA
- the LOC135951935 gene encoding uncharacterized protein LOC135951935 isoform X1 produces MDDSANEYDNENASVSIKPDPEILYETRDGANCRTVNSSLEHMDEGDDFNHSTNKSRRRSRRTRVRNVRYRSDDDVIALSPENIKQNGKNSDKDFLEQEPSSSTARRATCPKNNDVAKSKHMSVNNSMGEVLRQIGLYEELFDFMDARGITAEALKYMQTRHIDELFKDTHLDTKIIFEHRLIDWQNKMGNCEVTTTQSINNNVNNHVEQKSLNSSFKQMLPETVFSNLSKVLTTAVQQTINTVLLEFKQAYLKQTEDKSNIYSKEVPNERIPLKNIKSEPNHGTVDEIIIPDKRPNSVVRQTSNKVKNEILLSNRSIDLTISNQSKRRKLDSDTSVQEIIIASPSCQHLFDEYENTGLLTINDRSEIVHCIVDFFIRNKFVLTIARCKEIAEEIVQLFPTESTGTYFIQANKNRPPKGKIWERYQSRKRTIRKSVPVNSRPETLKTDTSPSDLEDLHANKADWSEMQAMCSQMKHITDDKELLAKWRESFAFRRHQLQTGSFSNWKLYFDEYPFCKQQNYAEFIESDLEALYPDLKFNDFLWDEFMENFSIYFLNRLKHPKSKHLYDQLTSMENLSTSTDYVAIKVIELLHAALKPYTDKIQSSEEAQRKFTVEVSDLSDLKKVVIERKKHCTEHNIQAKPYIAVVGQSKTYSNFSVILDSTGFSCDNYKDSLILCFNLYLFFDISFPLEFLNVWGFIQKYFFDKPLLVNNPRVETFINDLRAQKLASLDIKTSVNGKKLHKDF; encoded by the exons atggaCGACAGTGCAAATGAGTACGACAATGAAAATGCATCAGTATCTATTAAACCGGATCcagaaattttatatgaaacacGCGATGGTGCCAACTGCAGAACAG tgaaTAGCTCATTAGAACACATGGATGAAGGTGACGATTTCAACCACAGTACGAATAAAAG TCGTCGACGTAGCAGAAGAACGCGCGTTAGAAATGTCCGTTACAGATCAGACGATGATGTTATTGCACTCTCACCTgagaatataaaacaaaatggaaaaaattccGATAAAGATTTTCTAGAGCAAGagccatcatcatcaacagctaGAAGAGCGACATGCCCTAAAAATAATGATGTGGCTAAAAGCAAACATATGTCTGTTAACAATTCAATGGGTGAGGTCCTAAGACAAATCGGACTTTACGAGGAATTGTTCGACTTCATGGATG CTAGAGGTATTACTGCTGAGGCATTAAAATATATGCAAACGCGTCATattgatgaattatttaaagACACGCATTTggacacaaaaattatttttgaacatcgtttaatagaTTGGCAGAATAAAATGGGAAATTGTGAAGTAACAACAACGCAATCAATCAATAACAATGTAAATAATCATGTTGAACAAAAATCC ttgaactcatcttttaaacaaatgttgcctgaaacggttttttcaaatttatccaaa gttttaacaACAGCTGTACAACAAACCATAAACACAGTACTGCTGGAATTTAAACAAGCTTACCTAAAGCAAACTGAAGATAAg tctAATATTTATTCGAAAGAAGTACCTAATGAGAGAATtcctttgaaaaatataaaaagtgagCCAAATCACGGCACTGTCGATGAAATTATCATACCTGATAAAAGGCCGAACAGTGTGGTTAGACAAACATCTAATAAGGTAAAGAATGAGATTTTACTTTCCAATCGGTCCATTGATCTCACTATATCAAATCAGTCAAAGAGAAGAAAATTG gATTCAGATACAAGTGTTCAAGAAATTATAATAGCTTCTCCATCATGTCAGCATTTATTTGATGAATATGAAAACACTGGCCTGTTAACAATAAATGATCGGAGTGAAATTGTTCATTGTATTGTTGACTTTTTCATACGCAATAAATTTGTTCTAACAATTGCTCGTTGTAAAGAAATTGCCGAAGAAATTGTGCAACTATTTCCAACGGAAAGTACG ggAACTTATTTTATTCAAGCTAATAAAAATAGACCTCCAAAAGGCAAAATCTGGGAACGTTATCAAAGTCGCAAACGTACAATACGCAAATCTGTTCCTGTGAACTCACGCCCTGAAACATTGAAAACAGATACTTCACCTAGTGATCTGGAGGATTTACATGCTAATAAGGCTGATTGGTCTGAAATGCAAGCCATGTGTTCTCAAATGAAACATATTACCGATGATAAGGAATTACTTGCAAAATGGCGAGAATCGTTTGCATTTAGACGTCATCAACTACAGACGGGTTCTTTCAGCAATTGGAAGTTATATTTTGATGAGTATCCATTttgtaaacaacaaaattatgcagaattt aTTGAATCAGATTTAGAAGCCCTTTATCCAGATCTAAAATTTAATGACTTTCTGTGGGAtgaatttatggaaaatttttcaatatattttttaaatcgccTTAAACATCCGAAATCCAAACATTTATATGATCAACTAACATCTATGGAAAATTTGAGTACCTCTACTG attatgttgcaattaaagttattgaacttTTACATGCCGCTCTAAAACCCTATACTGACAAGATACAAAGTTCAGAAGAGGCCCAACGCAAGTTTACAGTGGAGGTTAGCGACTTATCCGATCTGAAGAAGGTGGTCATTGAACGTAAAAAACATTGTACCGAACATAACATACAAGCCAAACCCTATATAGCGGTTGTGGGTCAAAGTAAAACCTATAGTAATTTTTCGGTTATTTTAGACTCGACTGGATTTAGTTGCGATAATTATAAAGATtccttaattttatgttttaatttgtaTCTCTTTTTCGATATAAGTTTTCCCCTTGAATTTTTGAATGTTTGGGGATTtatacaaaagtatttttttgataaGCCCCTTTTGGTTAATAATCCAAGAGTTGAAACTTTTATCAATGATTTAAGGGCCCAAAAACTAGCGAGTTTAGACATAAAAACAAGTGTAAATggcaaaaaattacacaaagatttttga
- the LOC135951935 gene encoding uncharacterized protein LOC135951935 isoform X2, whose protein sequence is MDDSANEYDNENASVSIKPDPEILYETRDGANCRTVNSSLEHMDEGDDFNHSTNKSRRRSRRTRVRNVRYRSDDDVIALSPENIKQNGKNSDKDFLEQEPSSSTARRATCPKNNDVAKSKHMSVNNSMGEVLRQIGLYEELFDFMDARGITAEALKYMQTRHIDELFKDTHLDTKIIFEHRLIDWQNKMGNCEVTTTQSINNNLNSSFKQMLPETVFSNLSKVLTTAVQQTINTVLLEFKQAYLKQTEDKSNIYSKEVPNERIPLKNIKSEPNHGTVDEIIIPDKRPNSVVRQTSNKVKNEILLSNRSIDLTISNQSKRRKLDSDTSVQEIIIASPSCQHLFDEYENTGLLTINDRSEIVHCIVDFFIRNKFVLTIARCKEIAEEIVQLFPTESTGTYFIQANKNRPPKGKIWERYQSRKRTIRKSVPVNSRPETLKTDTSPSDLEDLHANKADWSEMQAMCSQMKHITDDKELLAKWRESFAFRRHQLQTGSFSNWKLYFDEYPFCKQQNYAEFIESDLEALYPDLKFNDFLWDEFMENFSIYFLNRLKHPKSKHLYDQLTSMENLSTSTDYVAIKVIELLHAALKPYTDKIQSSEEAQRKFTVEVSDLSDLKKVVIERKKHCTEHNIQAKPYIAVVGQSKTYSNFSVILDSTGFSCDNYKDSLILCFNLYLFFDISFPLEFLNVWGFIQKYFFDKPLLVNNPRVETFINDLRAQKLASLDIKTSVNGKKLHKDF, encoded by the exons atggaCGACAGTGCAAATGAGTACGACAATGAAAATGCATCAGTATCTATTAAACCGGATCcagaaattttatatgaaacacGCGATGGTGCCAACTGCAGAACAG tgaaTAGCTCATTAGAACACATGGATGAAGGTGACGATTTCAACCACAGTACGAATAAAAG TCGTCGACGTAGCAGAAGAACGCGCGTTAGAAATGTCCGTTACAGATCAGACGATGATGTTATTGCACTCTCACCTgagaatataaaacaaaatggaaaaaattccGATAAAGATTTTCTAGAGCAAGagccatcatcatcaacagctaGAAGAGCGACATGCCCTAAAAATAATGATGTGGCTAAAAGCAAACATATGTCTGTTAACAATTCAATGGGTGAGGTCCTAAGACAAATCGGACTTTACGAGGAATTGTTCGACTTCATGGATG CTAGAGGTATTACTGCTGAGGCATTAAAATATATGCAAACGCGTCATattgatgaattatttaaagACACGCATTTggacacaaaaattatttttgaacatcgtttaatagaTTGGCAGAATAAAATGGGAAATTGTGAAGTAACAACAACGCAATCAATCAATAACAAT ttgaactcatcttttaaacaaatgttgcctgaaacggttttttcaaatttatccaaa gttttaacaACAGCTGTACAACAAACCATAAACACAGTACTGCTGGAATTTAAACAAGCTTACCTAAAGCAAACTGAAGATAAg tctAATATTTATTCGAAAGAAGTACCTAATGAGAGAATtcctttgaaaaatataaaaagtgagCCAAATCACGGCACTGTCGATGAAATTATCATACCTGATAAAAGGCCGAACAGTGTGGTTAGACAAACATCTAATAAGGTAAAGAATGAGATTTTACTTTCCAATCGGTCCATTGATCTCACTATATCAAATCAGTCAAAGAGAAGAAAATTG gATTCAGATACAAGTGTTCAAGAAATTATAATAGCTTCTCCATCATGTCAGCATTTATTTGATGAATATGAAAACACTGGCCTGTTAACAATAAATGATCGGAGTGAAATTGTTCATTGTATTGTTGACTTTTTCATACGCAATAAATTTGTTCTAACAATTGCTCGTTGTAAAGAAATTGCCGAAGAAATTGTGCAACTATTTCCAACGGAAAGTACG ggAACTTATTTTATTCAAGCTAATAAAAATAGACCTCCAAAAGGCAAAATCTGGGAACGTTATCAAAGTCGCAAACGTACAATACGCAAATCTGTTCCTGTGAACTCACGCCCTGAAACATTGAAAACAGATACTTCACCTAGTGATCTGGAGGATTTACATGCTAATAAGGCTGATTGGTCTGAAATGCAAGCCATGTGTTCTCAAATGAAACATATTACCGATGATAAGGAATTACTTGCAAAATGGCGAGAATCGTTTGCATTTAGACGTCATCAACTACAGACGGGTTCTTTCAGCAATTGGAAGTTATATTTTGATGAGTATCCATTttgtaaacaacaaaattatgcagaattt aTTGAATCAGATTTAGAAGCCCTTTATCCAGATCTAAAATTTAATGACTTTCTGTGGGAtgaatttatggaaaatttttcaatatattttttaaatcgccTTAAACATCCGAAATCCAAACATTTATATGATCAACTAACATCTATGGAAAATTTGAGTACCTCTACTG attatgttgcaattaaagttattgaacttTTACATGCCGCTCTAAAACCCTATACTGACAAGATACAAAGTTCAGAAGAGGCCCAACGCAAGTTTACAGTGGAGGTTAGCGACTTATCCGATCTGAAGAAGGTGGTCATTGAACGTAAAAAACATTGTACCGAACATAACATACAAGCCAAACCCTATATAGCGGTTGTGGGTCAAAGTAAAACCTATAGTAATTTTTCGGTTATTTTAGACTCGACTGGATTTAGTTGCGATAATTATAAAGATtccttaattttatgttttaatttgtaTCTCTTTTTCGATATAAGTTTTCCCCTTGAATTTTTGAATGTTTGGGGATTtatacaaaagtatttttttgataaGCCCCTTTTGGTTAATAATCCAAGAGTTGAAACTTTTATCAATGATTTAAGGGCCCAAAAACTAGCGAGTTTAGACATAAAAACAAGTGTAAATggcaaaaaattacacaaagatttttga